In Sphingomonas sp. SUN019, one genomic interval encodes:
- a CDS encoding M10 family metallopeptidase C-terminal domain-containing protein yields the protein MNSIDVTNLACQCASCAAGATHHLAGSDEWTLAASLDPDAGGTYANKTIWDVDAISDNLNRTGQSWYLNNYGELDDGVLNFGFWLNQQEMDNSYYVNATGTSAFSEVFNFSAFTGAQADLARDSIKLWDDLINISLRETKSANADITFGNTNTGGAQAYAYLPFGDVYDDAYSAFYDFDEIGRLGGDVWIDGGVASNFFPIADSYYSKTTMVHELGHALGLSHPGDYNATDDNDGDGVPDPITYANDAYFAQDSLQYSIMSYFDAYETGAQHVDFTLLNFAYAATPLVHDIAAIQAIYGADMTTRTGDTVYGFNSTAGRSAYDFTVNTRPIVSIWDAGGNDTLDFSGWNTPSLINLNAGSFSSGGGTEKFLTLEEVNANRAALGFAARSQATFDFYEDLKAQLGLTNGLFKDNISIAYGVTVENAVGGGGDDFIIANEVANRIDGGAGSDTVSYETATAGVRASLVTGRATGASGNDTLISIENLVGSDFADTLAGNSGKNVIEGGLGNDRLSGGGGRDLFVFHTNDATGVDRIEDFSADDFIAVDKRLLDPNRDGIINPAANGTLSLDRSDGDRVALVGTDTSFGLSYLGEQDGLFYYGNRASAPVAGDRQHLAISTASDDNLASTRDAAVSDIFFFDTGAPVPTGDDRLTVTARDLIVTTSALGSLTLDSDGVLDLPNGTATIRIAPSLGNTFEFDGTVVNGGTTYYVYSVEGSSVGVADVDFGRGASVARTPAAGILSPDVLGVPNAFAGEAGASSLAAAFVSSGSSAPTMTMMHTGHFFAPDVLTQIDTAIF from the coding sequence ATGAACTCGATCGACGTAACCAATCTGGCATGTCAGTGTGCGTCATGCGCCGCCGGGGCGACGCATCATCTGGCGGGCAGCGACGAATGGACGCTCGCCGCGTCGCTCGATCCCGACGCCGGTGGCACCTATGCCAACAAGACGATCTGGGACGTCGACGCGATCTCCGACAACCTGAACCGCACCGGCCAGTCGTGGTACCTCAACAATTACGGCGAGCTGGACGACGGTGTCCTGAACTTCGGCTTCTGGTTGAACCAGCAGGAGATGGACAACAGCTATTACGTCAATGCGACGGGTACGAGCGCGTTCAGCGAAGTGTTCAACTTCAGCGCGTTCACCGGGGCGCAGGCCGATCTGGCGCGCGACAGCATCAAATTGTGGGATGACCTGATCAACATCTCGCTGCGCGAAACGAAGTCGGCCAACGCCGACATCACGTTCGGCAACACGAACACCGGCGGCGCGCAGGCCTACGCATACCTGCCGTTCGGTGACGTGTATGACGACGCTTACTCGGCTTTCTACGATTTCGACGAAATCGGTCGTCTGGGCGGCGACGTGTGGATCGATGGCGGCGTGGCATCGAATTTCTTCCCGATCGCCGACAGCTATTATTCGAAGACTACGATGGTCCACGAACTGGGCCATGCGCTGGGTTTGAGCCATCCGGGCGACTATAACGCGACCGACGACAACGACGGCGACGGCGTGCCCGATCCGATCACCTATGCGAACGACGCGTATTTCGCGCAGGATTCGCTGCAATATTCGATCATGAGCTATTTCGACGCTTACGAGACGGGCGCGCAGCATGTCGACTTCACGCTGCTGAACTTCGCTTATGCCGCGACCCCGCTGGTGCACGACATTGCGGCGATCCAGGCGATCTATGGTGCGGACATGACCACGCGCACCGGCGATACGGTTTACGGCTTCAATTCGACCGCCGGTCGTTCGGCGTACGATTTCACGGTCAACACGCGGCCGATCGTCTCGATCTGGGACGCGGGCGGCAACGACACGCTCGATTTCTCGGGCTGGAATACGCCGTCGCTGATCAACTTGAACGCAGGGTCGTTCTCGTCGGGCGGCGGGACCGAGAAGTTCCTGACGCTGGAAGAGGTCAACGCGAACCGCGCGGCGCTCGGCTTTGCGGCGCGTTCGCAGGCGACGTTCGATTTCTACGAAGACCTGAAGGCGCAACTCGGGCTGACCAATGGCCTGTTCAAGGACAACATCTCGATCGCCTATGGCGTCACGGTCGAGAATGCGGTCGGCGGCGGCGGTGACGATTTCATCATCGCCAACGAAGTCGCCAACCGCATCGATGGCGGCGCGGGCAGCGACACGGTCAGCTACGAAACCGCAACCGCGGGCGTACGCGCCAGCCTGGTGACCGGTCGCGCGACCGGCGCGTCGGGCAACGACACGCTGATCAGCATCGAGAACCTCGTCGGCTCCGATTTCGCCGACACGCTCGCCGGCAACAGCGGCAAGAACGTGATCGAAGGCGGATTGGGCAACGATCGTCTCAGCGGTGGCGGAGGGCGGGACTTGTTCGTGTTCCACACCAACGACGCCACCGGGGTCGACCGGATCGAGGATTTCTCGGCCGACGACTTCATCGCGGTCGACAAACGCCTGCTCGATCCGAACCGTGACGGCATCATCAATCCCGCCGCCAACGGCACGCTTTCGCTGGACCGCAGCGATGGCGACCGGGTCGCACTGGTCGGGACCGACACCTCGTTCGGGCTATCGTATCTCGGCGAACAGGACGGCTTGTTCTATTACGGCAATCGCGCCAGCGCGCCGGTGGCCGGCGATCGGCAGCACCTGGCGATCAGCACGGCCAGTGACGACAATCTGGCCAGCACGCGCGATGCGGCAGTGAGCGACATCTTCTTCTTCGACACCGGTGCGCCCGTGCCGACCGGAGACGATCGACTGACGGTGACCGCGCGTGACCTGATCGTCACCACCAGCGCGCTTGGTTCGCTGACGCTCGACAGCGATGGCGTGCTCGACCTGCCGAACGGCACCGCGACGATCCGTATCGCGCCGTCGCTGGGCAATACGTTCGAGTTCGACGGCACCGTCGTCAACGGCGGCACGACCTACTACGTCTATAGCGTCGAGGGTTCCTCGGTGGGTGTCGCCGACGTCGACTTCGGTCGCGGCGCATCGGTCGCACGCACTCCGGCCGCGGGTATCCTTTCGCCCGACGTCCTCGGCGTGCCGAACGCATTTGCCGGTGAAGCAGGCGCTTCGTCGTTGGCGGCGGCCTTCGTATCGAGCGGTTCGTCTGCGCCGACGATGACGATGATGCACACCGGCCATTTCTTCGCACCGGATGTGCTGACGCAGATCGACACCGCGATCTTCTGA
- a CDS encoding polyhydroxyalkanoic acid system family protein — protein MSVPIEVDLPHKLGRAEAKRRIGEGFGKLADFVPGGSVTAHHWTGDTLDFTVEGLGQRVSARLDVQDANVHAMFDLPQFMALFADKIRAKLQREGPKLLE, from the coding sequence ATGAGCGTACCGATCGAAGTAGACCTGCCGCACAAGCTGGGCCGGGCAGAGGCGAAGCGGCGGATCGGGGAGGGGTTCGGCAAGCTCGCCGATTTCGTCCCCGGCGGTTCGGTGACCGCGCATCACTGGACCGGCGATACGCTGGATTTCACAGTCGAAGGGCTGGGGCAGCGCGTCTCGGCGCGGCTCGACGTGCAAGATGCGAACGTCCACGCGATGTTCGACCTGCCGCAGTTCATGGCGCTGTTCGCGGACAAGATCCGCGCGAAGTTGCAGCGCGAAGGGCCGAAACTGCTGGAGTAG
- a CDS encoding sorbosone dehydrogenase family protein yields the protein MRKHILIVLGLITLAGVVIFVWLGWPDKAKVDFAAVTGARPSITAPRSQMIPTIKVADVVGWQNGAKPIPAAGLTVQPFAAGLDHPRWLYRLPNGDVLVAESNSPPRKAGGITGAVMKWLMGKAGAGVPSANRITLLRDADGDGVAEQRSVFMTGLNSPFGMTLFQGQLYIGNTDALVRVPYKDGMTKITAKPETVVKLPGGGNHWARNVIAGEDGRTLYVSVGSSSNIAENGFDAERNRATILQVWPKEKTFRVYAAGVRNANGMALNPTTKQLWTVVNERDMLGSDIVPDYLTAVELGDHFGWPWYYWGGYPDKRVEPANPQLQQYSKRPDYALGPHVAALGLTFADGLKLGGRFASGAFIGEHGSWNRVPVSGYKVVYVPFDASGWPTKGAKPIDVLTGFLNADGKAQGRPVGVIADKTGALLVADDVGNVIWRVSTGAKVAAR from the coding sequence ATGCGTAAACACATCCTGATCGTCCTCGGCCTGATCACTCTCGCGGGCGTCGTCATCTTCGTGTGGCTCGGCTGGCCCGACAAGGCGAAGGTCGATTTCGCCGCGGTCACCGGCGCACGGCCCAGCATCACCGCACCCCGCAGTCAGATGATCCCGACCATCAAGGTCGCCGATGTCGTCGGCTGGCAGAATGGCGCGAAGCCGATCCCCGCGGCGGGCCTGACGGTTCAGCCGTTCGCCGCCGGACTCGATCACCCGCGCTGGCTTTACCGCCTGCCCAACGGCGACGTGCTGGTCGCGGAAAGCAATTCCCCGCCGCGCAAGGCCGGCGGCATCACTGGCGCGGTGATGAAGTGGTTGATGGGCAAGGCGGGCGCGGGCGTGCCGTCCGCCAACCGCATCACCCTGCTGCGCGACGCCGATGGCGACGGCGTGGCCGAACAGCGCTCGGTGTTCATGACGGGCCTCAATTCGCCGTTCGGGATGACGCTGTTCCAGGGCCAGCTCTACATCGGCAATACCGACGCGCTGGTCCGCGTGCCGTACAAAGATGGCATGACGAAGATCACCGCCAAGCCAGAAACGGTCGTGAAGCTGCCCGGCGGCGGCAATCACTGGGCGCGCAACGTGATCGCGGGCGAAGACGGGCGGACGCTGTACGTATCGGTCGGATCGTCGTCGAACATCGCCGAAAACGGCTTTGACGCCGAACGCAATCGCGCGACGATCCTGCAGGTGTGGCCGAAGGAGAAAACCTTCCGCGTCTATGCCGCCGGGGTGCGCAACGCGAACGGCATGGCGCTGAATCCGACGACCAAGCAGCTTTGGACCGTGGTGAACGAACGCGACATGCTCGGGTCCGATATCGTCCCCGACTATCTGACCGCAGTGGAACTGGGCGATCACTTCGGCTGGCCGTGGTATTATTGGGGCGGCTATCCCGACAAGCGCGTCGAGCCCGCCAACCCGCAATTGCAGCAATATTCGAAGCGCCCCGACTACGCGCTGGGGCCGCACGTCGCGGCGCTGGGGCTGACGTTTGCTGACGGCCTGAAGCTGGGCGGACGGTTCGCTAGCGGTGCATTCATCGGAGAACACGGGTCGTGGAACCGCGTGCCGGTGTCGGGGTACAAGGTGGTGTACGTGCCATTCGACGCCAGCGGGTGGCCGACGAAGGGCGCAAAGCCGATCGACGTGCTGACCGGGTTCCTGAATGCGGACGGCAAGGCGCAGGGCCGCCCGGTCGGGGTGATCGCGGACAAGACGGGCGCGCTGCTGGTGGCGGACGATGTGGGGAACGTGATCTGGCGGGTCAGCACGGGCGCGAAGGTGGCGGCGCGGTAA
- a CDS encoding type II toxin-antitoxin system VapC family toxin — MTLFVDASALVAIIAREPEARHFADRIGWKEDRFTSPVAIWETVRAVARVRDLEWDEARALVADFLRDAKIQVMAIGSREAELSLDAHQKFGKGVHAAALNMRDCFAYACAKTAGGVILFKGDDFAETDLKDATLT, encoded by the coding sequence ATGACGCTTTTCGTCGATGCCTCCGCGCTGGTGGCCATAATAGCACGCGAACCTGAAGCACGACATTTCGCGGACCGAATCGGGTGGAAGGAAGATCGGTTCACTTCCCCCGTCGCGATCTGGGAAACCGTCCGCGCCGTCGCGCGCGTGCGCGATCTCGAATGGGACGAAGCGCGCGCCCTGGTAGCCGATTTCCTGCGCGACGCGAAAATCCAGGTGATGGCTATCGGCTCGCGCGAAGCGGAACTTTCGCTCGATGCGCATCAGAAATTTGGCAAAGGCGTGCACGCGGCGGCGCTGAACATGCGCGACTGTTTCGCCTATGCGTGCGCCAAGACGGCGGGCGGCGTGATCCTTTTCAAGGGCGACGATTTCGCAGAGACCGATCTGAAGGACGCGACGCTGACATGA
- a CDS encoding hemolysin family protein yields the protein MSEDRSTAGNGDSHESGIWRGLKTLIFGEQHDETLRGQLEEAIDRHEGDPTPDAKGDLTPLERQMVRNLLHFSERDAGDVGVPRADIIAVEEKTSFAEVVAVLADAGVSRLPVYRERLDTIIGMVHIKDVFAILAADAPPPTDIAALIRQPLFVPMSRGALDLLADMRQTRVHLAVVLDEYSGTEGLVTIEDLIEEIVGEIEDEHDEAPEILLIPLDGGAWEVDARAELEDVGETVDARLAVADSDVDTIGGLTAVLAGRVPEAGDCIDHPSGWRIEVIDADERRINRLRLHPPRPEPEGD from the coding sequence GTGTCGGAAGACCGAAGTACCGCCGGCAACGGCGACTCCCATGAAAGCGGCATCTGGCGCGGGTTGAAGACCCTGATCTTCGGCGAACAACATGACGAGACGTTGCGGGGGCAACTGGAAGAGGCGATCGACCGGCACGAAGGCGATCCGACCCCCGATGCGAAAGGCGACCTGACCCCGCTCGAGCGGCAGATGGTGCGCAACCTGCTCCATTTCAGCGAACGCGATGCGGGCGATGTCGGCGTGCCGCGCGCGGACATCATCGCGGTGGAGGAAAAGACCAGCTTCGCCGAGGTCGTGGCGGTGCTGGCGGATGCGGGCGTCAGCCGCCTGCCGGTCTATCGCGAGCGACTGGATACGATCATCGGCATGGTCCACATCAAGGACGTGTTTGCGATCCTGGCCGCCGACGCGCCGCCGCCGACCGACATCGCCGCGCTGATCCGTCAGCCGCTGTTCGTGCCGATGTCACGCGGCGCGCTCGATCTGCTGGCCGACATGCGCCAGACGCGCGTCCATCTGGCGGTGGTGCTCGACGAATATTCGGGTACCGAAGGCCTAGTCACGATCGAGGATCTGATCGAGGAAATCGTCGGCGAGATCGAGGACGAGCATGACGAAGCGCCGGAAATCCTGCTGATCCCGCTGGACGGCGGCGCGTGGGAGGTGGACGCGCGCGCCGAGCTGGAGGACGTCGGCGAGACGGTCGATGCGCGGCTCGCGGTCGCGGACAGCGACGTCGACACGATCGGCGGGCTGACCGCGGTGCTGGCGGGGCGTGTGCCGGAGGCGGGCGATTGCATCGATCACCCGAGCGGCTGGCGGATTGAGGTGATCGACGCCGACGAACGCCGCATCAACCGTCTGCGACTGCACCCGCCCAGGCCCGAACCCGAGGGCGACTGA
- a CDS encoding PhoH family protein, which produces MSRKPVPAQSGDRARVELLFDKPQLLAQLFGQYDQHLVALENRLGVYITARGNRIGLEGTAEQVALARDVLNDLYQRIQRGEEVDTGLVDASIAMAAEPTLDGIINAERGPAPAIMIRTRKKTIVPRTPAQAHYMRELTSHEMIFALGPAGTGKTYIAVAQAVAQLITGSVQRLILSRPAVEAGEKLGFLPGDMKEKVDPYLRPLYDALHDCLPAEQVERRIASGEIEIAPIAFMRGRTLADAFVILDEAQNTTPAQMKMFLTRFGQNSRMVICGDPKQTDLPGGVGASGLADATTRLEGVEGISLCRFTAGDVVRHPIVGRIVEAYEGTEP; this is translated from the coding sequence ATGAGCCGCAAACCCGTCCCCGCTCAATCGGGCGATCGCGCCCGCGTCGAACTGCTGTTCGACAAGCCGCAGTTGCTCGCGCAGTTGTTCGGTCAGTATGACCAGCATCTGGTCGCGCTGGAAAACAGGCTGGGCGTGTACATCACTGCGCGCGGCAACCGCATCGGGCTGGAGGGGACCGCCGAACAGGTGGCGCTGGCGCGCGACGTGCTGAACGACCTCTATCAACGTATCCAGCGCGGCGAAGAGGTCGACACCGGCCTGGTCGACGCGTCGATCGCGATGGCCGCCGAACCGACGCTGGACGGGATCATCAACGCCGAACGCGGCCCCGCGCCGGCGATCATGATCCGCACGCGCAAGAAGACGATCGTCCCGCGTACGCCCGCACAGGCGCACTACATGCGCGAACTGACCTCGCACGAAATGATCTTCGCGCTGGGACCGGCGGGTACCGGCAAGACCTATATCGCGGTCGCGCAGGCGGTGGCGCAACTGATCACCGGCAGCGTCCAGCGGCTGATCCTCTCGCGCCCCGCGGTCGAGGCCGGCGAGAAGCTGGGCTTCCTGCCGGGCGACATGAAGGAAAAGGTCGATCCGTATCTTCGCCCGCTGTACGATGCGCTGCACGACTGCCTGCCCGCCGAACAGGTCGAGCGGCGGATCGCCAGCGGCGAGATCGAGATCGCGCCGATCGCGTTCATGCGCGGTCGGACGCTGGCCGACGCGTTCGTGATCCTGGACGAGGCGCAGAATACCACCCCGGCGCAGATGAAGATGTTCCTCACCCGCTTCGGCCAGAACAGCCGGATGGTGATCTGCGGCGACCCGAAGCAGACTGATCTGCCCGGCGGGGTCGGCGCATCGGGCCTGGCCGATGCGACGACGCGACTTGAGGGGGTGGAGGGCATCTCGCTCTGCCGCTTCACCGCGGGCGACGTGGTGCGTCATCCAATTGTCGGGCGGATCGTGGAGGCGTATGAGGGGACCGAGCCATGA
- the ybeY gene encoding rRNA maturation RNase YbeY, giving the protein MIHIELTREEPWPDGDWEALATSAARAAIAQTPHGALLTTAAIVEISVRLTNDDEVHTLNQQYRQRDKPTNVLSFPMVQSDLIATVSQNSDDGEVLLGDIVMAHGVCTVEAAERGIPIAQHATHLLVHGTLHLLGYDHLNDDEGDAMEAIERDALAVLGIADPYAIED; this is encoded by the coding sequence ATGATCCACATCGAATTGACCCGCGAAGAGCCGTGGCCGGACGGCGATTGGGAAGCGCTTGCCACCTCGGCGGCACGCGCCGCGATCGCGCAGACCCCGCATGGTGCGTTGCTCACCACCGCGGCGATCGTGGAGATCAGCGTGCGGCTGACCAACGACGACGAGGTTCATACGCTTAACCAGCAATACCGGCAGAGGGACAAGCCGACCAACGTGCTGTCCTTCCCGATGGTGCAGTCCGATCTTATCGCCACCGTCAGCCAGAATAGCGACGACGGGGAGGTATTGCTGGGCGACATCGTCATGGCGCACGGGGTATGCACAGTCGAGGCGGCCGAGCGGGGAATCCCGATCGCGCAGCACGCCACGCACCTGCTGGTGCACGGCACGCTGCATCTGCTAGGCTACGACCATCTGAACGACGATGAGGGGGATGCGATGGAGGCGATCGAGCGGGACGCGCTGGCCGTTCTCGGCATCGCCGATCCCTATGCGATAGAGGACTGA
- a CDS encoding VOC family protein: MTLRPFHLAFPVHDLAAARAFYGGILDCREGRSSDHWIDFDFHGHQIVAHLDPAAKPAGVTNPVDGHDVPVPHFGIVLTMHDWQALADRVEAAGVGFGIAPHIRFKGQTGEQATMFFRDPSGNALEFKAFADDSRLFATESAA, from the coding sequence ATGACACTCCGCCCGTTCCACCTCGCCTTCCCGGTTCATGATCTCGCCGCCGCGCGCGCATTCTACGGCGGCATCCTCGATTGCCGCGAGGGTCGGAGCAGCGACCATTGGATCGACTTCGACTTCCACGGTCATCAGATTGTCGCGCATCTCGATCCCGCTGCGAAACCAGCGGGCGTCACCAATCCGGTCGACGGCCACGACGTGCCCGTACCGCATTTCGGCATCGTGCTGACGATGCACGACTGGCAGGCGCTGGCGGACCGCGTGGAAGCAGCCGGTGTGGGCTTCGGCATCGCCCCGCACATCCGGTTCAAGGGCCAGACGGGCGAACAGGCGACGATGTTCTTCCGCGACCCGTCGGGGAACGCGCTGGAATTCAAGGCGTTCGCAGACGATTCCCGATTGTTCGCCACGGAGAGTGCGGCATGA
- the katG gene encoding catalase/peroxidase HPI has product MNVEAQCPMSGGKMDGAAVLFDMTNRTWWPNQLDISVLHQNPPAGDPMIPEFDYADEFKSLDLAAVKADITALMTESQDWWPADFGHYGPLFIRMAWHAAGTYRIGDGRGGAGAGQQRFAPLNSWPDNANLDKARMLLWPIKQKYGRKISWADLLVLTGNVALESMGFQTAGFGGGRADVWEPATDVNWGAEREWLGDERYSGDRDLAHPLAAVQMGLIYVNPEGPNGSADPVAAARDIRETFARMAMNDEETVALIAGGHTFGKTHGAAPPDDHVGPEPEGAGIELQALGWANSFGSGNAGDTITSGLEVTWTQEPTKWTNLYFDNLFGHEWELTTSPAGAKQWVAVGAAEDVPDAHDPSKKHRPTMLTTDLSLRLDPEYEKISRRFHQNPDQFAKAFAEAWYKLTHRDMGPLVRLLGPEVPAEPRIWQDPVPAADHATIDDADAAALKAKILDSGLSISRLVKTAWASASTFRGSDKRGGANGARIRLAPQKDWAVNEPAELAAALATLEGIQRDFNAGGKTVSLADLIVLGGNAAIEAAAKKAGHDVTVPFTPGRTDATAEQTDADSFEPLQPKTDGFRNYVGESSVYSAEELLVDRAHLLTLNAPEMTVLFGGLRVLGANHNDSAHGVFTDRLGTLSNDFFRNLLTTSITMRWEASPTDEGVFVARDRRTGEQKWTGSRVDLIFGSNSQLRALAEAYATDDAEPAFVDAFVKAWTKVMDADRFELPKTKNEPAFV; this is encoded by the coding sequence ATGAACGTCGAAGCCCAGTGCCCGATGAGCGGCGGGAAGATGGACGGGGCCGCGGTCCTGTTCGACATGACCAACCGGACCTGGTGGCCGAACCAGCTCGACATCTCGGTCCTGCATCAGAACCCTCCGGCGGGAGATCCGATGATCCCGGAATTCGACTATGCCGATGAATTCAAGTCGCTCGATCTGGCCGCGGTGAAGGCGGACATCACCGCGCTGATGACCGAATCGCAGGATTGGTGGCCGGCCGATTTCGGCCATTACGGCCCGCTGTTCATCCGCATGGCGTGGCACGCCGCAGGGACGTATCGGATCGGTGACGGCCGCGGCGGTGCGGGCGCAGGACAGCAGCGTTTCGCACCGCTTAACAGCTGGCCCGACAACGCCAACCTCGACAAGGCGCGGATGCTGCTGTGGCCGATCAAGCAGAAGTACGGCCGCAAGATTTCGTGGGCCGATTTGCTGGTGCTGACCGGCAACGTCGCGCTCGAATCGATGGGCTTCCAGACCGCGGGCTTCGGCGGCGGTCGGGCCGACGTGTGGGAACCCGCAACCGACGTGAACTGGGGTGCGGAGCGCGAATGGCTGGGCGACGAGCGCTACAGCGGCGACCGCGATCTCGCGCATCCGCTGGCGGCGGTCCAGATGGGCCTGATCTACGTGAACCCGGAGGGGCCGAACGGCAGCGCCGATCCGGTCGCCGCGGCGCGCGACATCCGTGAGACGTTCGCGCGGATGGCGATGAACGACGAGGAGACGGTCGCGCTGATCGCGGGCGGCCACACCTTCGGCAAGACCCACGGCGCCGCCCCGCCCGACGATCACGTCGGCCCCGAGCCCGAGGGTGCGGGTATCGAGCTGCAGGCGCTGGGCTGGGCGAACAGCTTCGGCAGCGGCAATGCCGGCGACACGATCACCAGCGGGCTGGAGGTCACCTGGACGCAGGAGCCGACGAAATGGACCAACCTGTATTTCGACAATCTGTTCGGGCATGAGTGGGAACTGACGACCAGCCCCGCAGGCGCGAAGCAGTGGGTCGCGGTCGGCGCGGCGGAGGACGTCCCCGACGCGCACGACCCGTCGAAGAAGCATCGCCCGACGATGCTGACGACTGACCTCTCGCTGCGGCTCGATCCCGAATATGAGAAGATTTCGCGCCGCTTCCATCAGAATCCGGACCAGTTCGCCAAGGCATTCGCGGAGGCGTGGTACAAATTGACACACCGCGACATGGGGCCGCTCGTCCGCCTGCTCGGCCCCGAGGTTCCGGCCGAACCGCGCATCTGGCAGGATCCGGTTCCCGCCGCCGATCACGCGACGATCGACGACGCGGATGCGGCGGCGCTGAAGGCGAAGATCCTCGATTCCGGCCTGTCGATATCGCGGCTGGTGAAGACGGCGTGGGCGTCGGCCTCCACCTTCCGCGGCAGCGACAAGCGCGGCGGCGCGAACGGTGCGCGCATCCGGCTCGCCCCGCAAAAGGACTGGGCGGTCAACGAGCCGGCCGAACTGGCGGCGGCGTTGGCGACGCTGGAGGGCATCCAGCGCGACTTCAACGCGGGCGGCAAGACGGTGTCGCTCGCCGACCTGATCGTGCTCGGCGGCAATGCGGCGATCGAGGCGGCGGCGAAGAAGGCCGGCCACGACGTGACCGTCCCGTTCACCCCGGGCCGCACCGACGCCACCGCGGAGCAGACCGATGCCGATTCGTTCGAGCCGCTGCAGCCCAAGACGGACGGTTTCCGCAACTACGTCGGCGAATCGTCGGTCTATTCGGCGGAGGAACTGCTGGTCGATCGTGCGCACCTGCTGACGCTCAACGCGCCGGAGATGACCGTGCTGTTCGGCGGGTTGCGCGTGCTGGGCGCCAACCACAATGATTCGGCGCACGGCGTGTTCACCGACCGTCTCGGCACGCTCAGCAACGATTTCTTCCGCAACCTGCTGACCACCAGCATCACGATGCGGTGGGAAGCGTCGCCGACCGACGAGGGCGTGTTCGTCGCACGCGATCGTCGCACCGGCGAACAGAAATGGACCGGCAGCCGCGTCGACCTGATCTTCGGATCGAATTCGCAGCTGCGCGCGCTGGCCGAGGCCTATGCCACCGACGATGCCGAACCTGCGTTCGTCGATGCCTTTGTAAAGGCGTGGACGAAGGTGATGGACGCCGATCGCTTCGAACTTCCCAAGACGAAGAACGAACCCGCCTTCGTCTGA